One Capsicum annuum cultivar UCD-10X-F1 chromosome 2, UCD10Xv1.1, whole genome shotgun sequence genomic window carries:
- the LOC107860793 gene encoding exocyst complex component EXO70B1, which yields MDAEKVKQTSDETKSNENNPNDKQPEIPDASLPLKDEAEINPSPSANENESESAEKDNILEKLLVEDGVIKRKDDADADDGAKTDDVKEGDEEAAVVEDSSPLPPDLDKVSEEIDQFISDLTNLKGDDDESKPPDVPVCVEQFAVLVEAKIEGYDGGDASIKWGQLPQEEATSFLDIVDRISKLLTSLCKFSSEYKYAYSISCVDGVLQRAMSYIEEEYKSILYDYKINPDSDINNADTSSAKPHKEAANSSSSEANQDAEKDSAAESKPSEENKFPGYSEEIVATLNKLSKALVAGGYETECRQVYFIARRKALEESLHKLGFEKYSIDDVQKMNWDSLEREIAAWIGTFRHCTNVLFSSERKLADAVFADQPSIAETIFSNLSRGMMIQLLNFAEAVSMTKRAAEKLFKFLDIYETLRDFVPLVDTIFPASYADELKAEATLSRGRLGESMVSIFSELENSIQGDSNKTPVPGGAVHPLTRYIMNYLKYVAEYRDTLEQVFREHQMIERADSNTGSDFDCQNPQGAQNNQQDTSSNKPSPFETHMIKVMDLLDANLEGKSRFYKDTSLSTIFMMNNGRYILQKIKGSPEINSLMGDQWYRKRSSDLRQYHKNYQRETWGKLLHCLNYEGLNVNGKVNKPILKERFKSFNTMFDEIHKTQSTWVISDEQLQSELRVSISNMVIPAYRSFLGRFSQTFTAGRQTEKYVKYQPEDIETHIDELFDGNTTPWGRKKL from the coding sequence ATGGATGCAGAGAAAGTAAAACAAACTTCTGATGAAACAAAATCCAATGAGAATAATCCCAATGACAAACAGCCAGAAATTCCAGACGCGTCGTTACCTTTGAAAGATGAAGCTGAAATTAATCCTTCTCCTTCTGCCAATGAAAATGAATCAGAGTCTGCAGAAAAAGATAATATCCTTGAAAAACTCCTAGTAGAAGATGGCGTCATCAAGCGAAAAGATGATGCTGATGCTGATGATGGTGCCAAGACGGACGACGTCAAAGAAGGTGACGAAGAGGCCGCCGTAGTTGAAGATTCTTCTCCCTTGCCTCCTGACCTCGATAAGGTTTCTGAAGAAATCGATCAATTTATCTCTGATTTGACAAACTTAAAAGGGGATGATGATGAATCTAAGCCTCCCGATGTTCCTGTGTGTGTGGAACAATTTGCTGTTCTTGTTGAGGCCAAGATTGAAGGATACGACGGTGGCGATGCATCCATCAAATGGGGCCAGCTCCCTCAGGAGGAAGCCACCTCATTTTTGGATATTGTAGATCGAATCTCCAAGCTATTGACCTCTCTCTGTAAATTTTCTTCAGAGTACAAATATGCTTATTCAATCAGCTGCGTTGATGGTGTTCTTCAACGCGCCATGTCCTACATAGAGGAGGAATACAAGTCGATCCTCTACGATTACAAGATCAATCCTGATTCAGATATCAACAATGCAGACACTTCTTCTGCCAAGCCCCATAAGGAAGCAGCGAATTCTTCATCATCAGAGGCCAATCAAGATGCAGAAAAAGACTCTGCTGCTGAATCTAAACCTTCTGAAGAAAATAAATTTCCAGGCTACTCTGAGGAAATCGTAGCGAccttgaataaactttccaaagCCTTGGTTGCAGGAGGCTATGAAACGGAATGCCGTCAGGTCTATTTCATCGCACGGAGGAAAGCCTTGGAGGAAAGCTTGCATAAGCTTGGCTTTGAAAAATATAGCATCGACGATGTGCAAAAGATGAATTGGGATTCATTGGAGAGAGAGATTGCTGCTTGGATTGGAACATTCAGGCACTGCACCAATGTGCTTTTCTCCAGCGAACGCAAGCTTGCTGATGCTGTGTTTGCCGATCAACCATCAATTGCAGAGACCATCTTCAGCAATTTGTCTCGGGGTATGATGATCCAACTCCTTAATTTCGCTGAAGCCGTTTCCATGACAAAGCGCGCAGCTGAAAAACTCTTCAAGTTTCTCGACATATACGAGACGTTGCGCGATTTTGTTCCATTGGTGGATACGATATTTCCAGCTTCTTACGCTGATGAACTCAAGGCTGAAGCTACATTGAGTCGAGGCCGCTTAGGAGAATCCATGGTTTCTATCTTTTCGGAGCTCGAAAACTCAATCCAGGGGGACTCAAACAAGACCCCAGTTCCAGGTGGTGCGGTTCATCCTTTAACTCGCTACATCATGAATTATCTGAAATATGTAGCGGAGTACAGAGACACGTTAGAGCAGGTTTTCAGAGAACATCAGATGATAGAAAGAGCTGACTCAAACACAGGATCGGATTTCGACTGCCAAAATCCACAAGGGGCACAGAATAATCAGCAGGATACATCATCAAATAAGCCATCACCCTTCGAGACACACATGATAAAAGTGATGGATCTATTGGATGCAAATCTGGAGGGAAAATCAAGGTTTTACAAAGACACCTCACTCAGCACAATATTCATGATGAACAACGGTCGATACATCTTGCAAAAAATAAAGGGGTCTCCAGAGATCAATAGCCTGATGGGGGATCAATGGTATAGGAAGCGATCTTCGGACCTAAGACAGTACCACAAGAATTACCAAAGAGAAACATGGGGGAAGCTATTGCATTGCTTAAACTATGAGGGATTGAATGTGAATGGGAAAGTGAATAAACCAATATTGAAAGAGAGGTTCAAGAGTTTCAATACAATGTTTGACGAGATACACAAGACACAGAGCACTTGGGTGATTAGCGATGAGCAATTGCAGTCGGAGCTGAGAGTTTCGATATCAAACATGGTTATACCGGCGTACAGGTCATTCTTGGGAAGGTTTAGTCAAACATTTACTGCTGGAAGGCAGACGGAGAAGTATGTAAAGTACCAGCCTGAAGATATTGAAACACATATTGATGAGCTATTTGATGGAAATACTACGCCATGGGGGAGGAAGAAATTGTAA